In Providencia sneebia DSM 19967, one DNA window encodes the following:
- a CDS encoding amino acid ABC transporter permease, translating to MFEKFLSGDFLSQHFLAPEYLEWFGYGFLLTIWISVCTIIASTLLGFVVASAKDSQIAPLRWVVSIYISIFRNTPLLVQLFFWYFASGEILSPDVMAWLNTPHKIDIAGIVLSWPSFEFLAGFVGLTLYTVPFIAEEIRSGIRGVRQGQKYAAFALGLTGWQAMKYVVLPQAVKIAMPPLLGQYMNVVKNSSLTMAIGVAELSYVSRQVESQTLQTFTAFGLATVLYIAIIAVMEGWGQWRMQRNLEVGA from the coding sequence ATGTTTGAAAAATTTCTTAGCGGTGATTTCCTGTCACAGCATTTTTTGGCGCCTGAATACCTCGAATGGTTTGGATATGGTTTTTTGCTGACCATTTGGATTTCAGTGTGCACCATTATTGCTTCTACGCTATTAGGTTTTGTCGTTGCCTCGGCAAAGGATAGTCAAATCGCTCCACTTCGTTGGGTGGTCAGTATTTATATTTCCATCTTTCGTAATACCCCATTATTGGTACAACTCTTTTTTTGGTATTTTGCATCGGGTGAAATTTTATCTCCTGATGTTATGGCATGGCTTAATACGCCACATAAAATAGACATTGCTGGAATCGTATTAAGCTGGCCTTCTTTTGAGTTTTTAGCCGGTTTTGTCGGTTTAACTTTATATACTGTTCCGTTTATTGCAGAAGAGATCCGCTCTGGTATCCGAGGTGTTCGCCAAGGTCAAAAATACGCCGCTTTTGCACTTGGCTTAACAGGCTGGCAGGCAATGAAATATGTGGTATTGCCGCAAGCTGTTAAAATTGCGATGCCGCCGTTACTCGGTCAATATATGAATGTTGTAAAAAATTCATCTTTAACGATGGCCATTGGTGTTGCAGAACTGTCTTATGTTTCGCGTCAAGTGGAAAGCCAAACATTGCAGACTTTTACTGCTTTTGGTCTTGCTACCGTGTTGTATATTGCGATTATCGCGGTAATGGAAGGTTGGGGACAATGGCGCATGCAACGTAATTTAGAAGTAGGGGCGTAA
- a CDS encoding amino acid ABC transporter permease has protein sequence MDFSVIEQNWQYLLFGAFPNGPIEGAALTLIISLIAGAVSIVLGTLGGVALAMLRGFWMNLFAAVLGFFRAIPVIMLIFWTYFFLPVVLGTEIPGIASVVCALALITSAYLAHAVKAGILAIGKGQWQAGLSLGFSRWQVLWQIILPQALRMMVPSFINQWVALIKDTSLAYIVGVAELSFLATQVNNREMVYPLEVFLFVALIYFVMCLTLEIIANLVAKRLSNQQGGDKLAVKRSFFFWRRPKLASAS, from the coding sequence ATGGACTTTTCAGTTATTGAGCAAAATTGGCAATATCTTCTATTTGGTGCGTTTCCAAACGGCCCGATAGAAGGGGCAGCGTTGACATTAATTATCAGTCTAATTGCGGGGGCAGTTTCAATTGTCCTTGGGACATTAGGTGGTGTGGCTTTAGCGATGCTGCGTGGTTTCTGGATGAACTTGTTTGCAGCTGTTTTAGGCTTTTTTCGTGCAATTCCTGTCATTATGCTGATCTTTTGGACCTATTTCTTTCTACCTGTTGTATTAGGAACAGAAATTCCAGGGATCGCTTCTGTCGTTTGTGCTTTAGCATTAATTACTTCGGCATATTTAGCACATGCAGTAAAAGCAGGTATCTTAGCGATAGGAAAAGGGCAATGGCAAGCGGGCTTATCATTAGGCTTTAGCCGTTGGCAAGTTTTATGGCAAATTATCTTACCTCAAGCATTACGCATGATGGTACCTTCATTTATCAATCAATGGGTTGCTTTAATTAAAGATACTTCATTAGCTTATATTGTCGGTGTGGCTGAACTGTCGTTTTTAGCAACACAGGTAAATAACCGCGAAATGGTCTACCCGTTGGAAGTTTTCCTGTTTGTTGCGTTAATTTATTTTGTGATGTGTTTAACTTTGGAAATTATTGCCAACCTTGTAGCTAAAAGATTAAGTAATCAACAAGGCGGCGATAAGTTAGCAGTAAAACGTTCCTTTTTCTTTTGGCGTAGACCAAAATTAGCCTCTGCGTCTTGA
- a CDS encoding NCS2 family permease: protein MSNQSSSPVQQQGLLQRFFKLQEHGTTARTEVIAGITTFLTMVYIVFVNPQILSVAGMDIKAVFVTTCLIAALGSIFMGLLANLPIAVAPAMGLNAFFAFVVVGAMGYSWQIAMGAVFWGAVGLFILTLFRIRYWIIANIPLSLRVGITSGIGLFIAMMGLKNSGIIVPNEDTLVSIGNFTQHNVWLGALGFFIIAILAARNIHAAVLVSIVITTLIGLALGDVQYGGIFSMPPSITTVVGQVDIMGSLDLALSGVIFAFMLVNLFDSSGTMIGVTDKAGITNERGTFPRMKQALYVDSLSSVAGSAMGTSSVTAYIESSAGVSVGGRTGLTAIVVGILFLLTVFISPLAGMVPAYATAGALIYVGVLMTSSLTRVKWNDLTEAVPAFITAVMMPFSFSITEGIALGFIAYCVMKIGTGRWRDLGLCVILVSILFILKMVLVDA, encoded by the coding sequence ATGAGTAATCAATCTTCTAGTCCTGTACAACAGCAGGGTCTGTTACAACGCTTTTTTAAGCTGCAAGAACATGGCACAACCGCACGAACAGAGGTTATCGCAGGTATTACGACCTTCTTAACCATGGTTTATATCGTCTTTGTTAACCCACAAATTTTGTCAGTTGCGGGGATGGATATTAAAGCCGTTTTCGTTACCACATGTTTGATTGCTGCACTCGGCAGTATTTTCATGGGACTGCTTGCTAACTTACCTATTGCTGTCGCACCGGCAATGGGGCTGAATGCCTTTTTCGCTTTTGTCGTTGTCGGAGCGATGGGTTATTCATGGCAAATTGCGATGGGAGCCGTATTCTGGGGAGCCGTTGGCTTATTTATCCTAACTCTTTTCCGTATTCGTTACTGGATTATTGCTAATATTCCATTAAGTTTGCGCGTTGGGATCACGAGCGGTATTGGTCTTTTTATTGCCATGATGGGGCTGAAAAACTCCGGTATTATTGTGCCAAATGAAGATACATTAGTTTCTATCGGAAATTTTACTCAGCATAATGTCTGGCTAGGCGCTTTGGGCTTCTTTATTATTGCTATTTTAGCGGCGCGTAATATTCATGCTGCTGTTTTAGTTTCTATTGTGATCACTACATTAATTGGTTTGGCATTAGGTGATGTGCAATATGGAGGCATTTTCTCTATGCCACCCAGTATTACTACTGTCGTTGGCCAAGTCGATATTATGGGATCGCTTGATCTCGCCCTTTCAGGTGTTATTTTTGCTTTTATGTTAGTTAACTTGTTTGACTCATCAGGCACCATGATTGGCGTGACAGATAAAGCTGGTATCACCAATGAACGTGGAACTTTCCCACGTATGAAACAAGCATTATATGTTGATAGCTTAAGCTCGGTTGCAGGTTCAGCAATGGGAACATCTTCGGTGACTGCGTATATCGAAAGTTCTGCTGGGGTTTCTGTTGGTGGACGTACAGGTCTAACTGCGATTGTTGTTGGTATTCTATTCTTATTAACGGTATTTATCTCACCACTGGCGGGTATGGTTCCTGCTTACGCAACCGCAGGTGCGTTAATTTATGTTGGTGTACTGATGACATCCAGTTTAACGCGCGTGAAATGGAATGATTTGACAGAAGCTGTTCCAGCTTTTATTACTGCCGTCATGATGCCATTTAGCTTCTCAATCACGGAAGGTATTGCATTGGGTTTCATTGCTTACTGTGTGATGAAAATTGGTACAGGTCGTTGGCGTGACCTCGGATTATGTGTCATTTTAGTTTCTATTCTATTTATTCTTAAAATGGTATTAGTTGACGCGTAG
- the yihI gene encoding Der GTPase-activating protein YihI, whose product MNSPNKPANKTAGKLKKKYRKTKEELNAEGRARKRAKKHSGHKSGNRYQDKSSGGQNGNQNQSIDPRLGSKKPVPLIMDDKVVAKPLVAPKEPVAKVKLSPEQELEMLEQDDRLDSLLARLEDGETITEKEQQYIDTCLDRIDELMAILGIEFTDEEEEEDEEKLDDIMRILKSK is encoded by the coding sequence ATGAATTCACCAAATAAACCAGCCAATAAAACCGCAGGTAAACTTAAGAAAAAATATCGTAAAACAAAAGAAGAGCTGAACGCAGAAGGCCGTGCACGCAAACGTGCGAAAAAACACAGTGGCCATAAATCAGGAAATCGCTATCAAGATAAATCATCGGGTGGTCAAAACGGTAATCAAAATCAATCCATTGACCCGCGTTTAGGCAGTAAAAAACCTGTGCCATTAATTATGGATGATAAGGTTGTTGCGAAACCGCTAGTGGCACCAAAAGAGCCTGTTGCAAAAGTGAAATTATCACCAGAGCAAGAGCTGGAAATGTTAGAGCAAGATGATCGTTTAGATAGCTTGTTAGCGCGCCTTGAAGATGGCGAAACGATCACAGAAAAAGAGCAGCAGTATATTGATACATGCTTAGATCGTATTGATGAATTGATGGCTATCTTAGGCATTGAATTTACAGATGAAGAAGAAGAGGAAGATGAAGAAAAGCTTGATGACATCATGCGTATTCTAAAAAGTAAGTAA
- the hemN gene encoding oxygen-independent coproporphyrinogen III oxidase, with translation MSEQNIVWDLSLIQKYNYSGPRYTSYPTALEFNQDYDESAFIAATQRYPDNPLSLYVHIPFCHKLCYFCGCNKLITRQKHKADEYLRVIEKEISQRAALLKNRTVTQMHWGGGTPTYLDKSQVSHLVSVLKTHFHFADDVEMSIEVDPREIELDMINHLRKEGFNRLSMGVQDFNKEVQMLVNREQDEEFIFALIKRAKEIGFTSTSIDLIYGLPKQTPESFAFTLKKVIELSPDRLSVFNYAHLPNLFAAQRKIKDEDLPSAEQKLDILQETIATLTGAGYQFIGMDHFAKPQDELAVAQREGILHRNFQGYTTQGNCDLLGLGVSAISMLGDSYAQNQKDLKTYYAQVEEQGNALWRGLSLTEDDCLRRDVIKTLICNFQLNFAQIEALYPIDFKAYFAEDLELLKPMEEDGLVDVTEQGIYVTPQGRLLIRNICMCFDVYLRSQMRQRQFSRVI, from the coding sequence ATGTCAGAGCAAAATATCGTTTGGGATCTTTCTCTTATCCAAAAATATAATTATTCAGGGCCGCGTTATACATCTTATCCAACGGCTTTGGAGTTTAATCAGGATTATGATGAAAGTGCATTTATTGCAGCAACACAACGTTATCCTGATAATCCATTATCACTTTATGTCCATATCCCTTTTTGCCATAAGCTGTGCTATTTCTGTGGTTGTAATAAATTAATTACCCGCCAAAAACATAAAGCAGATGAATATTTACGGGTAATTGAAAAAGAGATCAGTCAACGTGCTGCATTATTAAAAAATCGTACTGTGACACAAATGCATTGGGGTGGTGGGACACCCACATATTTAGATAAATCCCAAGTTAGCCATTTAGTTTCTGTGCTCAAAACACATTTTCATTTCGCTGATGACGTTGAAATGTCAATTGAAGTTGATCCACGCGAAATTGAATTGGATATGATTAATCATTTGCGTAAAGAAGGGTTTAATCGCCTGAGCATGGGTGTGCAGGATTTTAATAAAGAAGTACAAATGCTGGTTAACCGTGAACAGGATGAGGAATTTATTTTTGCATTGATTAAACGAGCAAAGGAAATAGGTTTTACCTCGACCAGTATTGACCTGATTTATGGCCTACCTAAGCAAACACCAGAAAGTTTCGCATTTACGCTGAAAAAAGTGATTGAGCTGTCACCAGATCGTTTAAGTGTTTTTAATTATGCACATTTACCCAATTTATTTGCGGCTCAGCGTAAAATTAAAGATGAAGATTTACCAAGTGCAGAGCAAAAACTCGATATTTTGCAGGAGACGATTGCAACATTAACGGGAGCAGGTTACCAGTTTATTGGTATGGATCACTTTGCTAAACCGCAAGATGAACTGGCTGTCGCACAGCGAGAAGGCATTTTACATCGAAATTTCCAAGGTTATACCACACAAGGAAATTGTGACTTATTGGGGTTAGGTGTTTCCGCAATTAGCATGTTGGGTGATAGCTATGCACAAAATCAAAAAGATTTAAAAACCTATTATGCGCAGGTTGAAGAACAAGGAAACGCCTTGTGGCGAGGCTTATCATTGACCGAAGATGATTGCTTGCGCCGTGATGTCATTAAAACATTGATTTGTAATTTCCAGTTAAATTTCGCGCAAATTGAAGCATTGTACCCGATTGATTTTAAAGCCTACTTTGCTGAAGATTTAGAATTACTTAAACCAATGGAAGAGGATGGATTAGTTGATGTGACAGAACAAGGTATTTACGTCACACCTCAAGGCCGTCTACTCATCCGCAATATTTGCATGTGTTTTGATGTATATTTACGCAGTCAGATGCGCCAGCGTCAATTTTCACGTGTGATTTAA
- the glnG gene encoding nitrogen regulation protein NR(I): MQQGKIWVVDDDSSIRWVLERALNSASFNCTCFDSADAVLAALENDHPDVLLSDIRMPGIDGLALLNQLKQSHPLLPIIIMTAHSDLDAAVNAYQSGAFDYLPKPFDIDETVALVERALSHRREQSQIERDPKQNVDSVSTMIGEAPAMQEVYRIIGRLSRSSISVLINGESGTGKELVAHALHQHSPRANAPFIALNMAAIPKDLIESELFGHEKGAFTGANQVRQGRFEQANGGSLFLDEIGDMPLDVQTRLLRVLAEGQFYRIGGYTPVKVDVRIIAATHQDLEKRVTEGLFREDLFHRLNVIRVQLPPLRERTEDIPRLAHHFLQNTAKELGVDSKILHPDSERILQRYYWSGNVRQLENVCRWLTVMAASQEILPQDLPEDLINHSAQNEGMSESITTTSSNITWSELLERWTEDALTEGKEDLLTQATSLLEYTMLTCALKYTQGHKQEAARLLGWGRNTLTRKLKELGIE; encoded by the coding sequence ATGCAACAAGGAAAAATTTGGGTTGTCGATGATGACAGTTCTATTCGTTGGGTGCTTGAACGCGCCTTAAATAGTGCATCGTTTAATTGTACATGCTTCGATAGCGCGGACGCCGTTCTTGCTGCATTAGAAAACGATCATCCTGATGTTTTACTCTCTGATATTCGAATGCCCGGTATCGATGGCTTAGCCCTTCTCAATCAGCTAAAACAGTCGCATCCTTTGCTACCCATTATTATAATGACAGCACATTCAGACCTTGATGCCGCAGTGAATGCTTACCAATCTGGTGCGTTTGATTACTTGCCTAAACCTTTTGATATTGATGAAACTGTAGCATTAGTGGAGCGTGCTCTCAGCCACCGCCGAGAACAAAGCCAAATTGAAAGAGATCCTAAGCAAAACGTAGATAGCGTATCAACAATGATAGGTGAAGCACCCGCAATGCAAGAGGTTTATCGCATTATTGGTCGCCTTTCCCGTTCCTCAATCAGCGTGCTCATTAACGGCGAATCTGGCACAGGTAAAGAGCTAGTTGCACATGCGCTGCATCAACATAGCCCTCGAGCAAATGCCCCATTTATTGCATTGAACATGGCTGCCATTCCAAAAGATTTAATTGAATCTGAATTATTCGGCCATGAAAAAGGCGCATTTACAGGCGCTAATCAAGTGCGGCAAGGCCGTTTTGAGCAAGCAAATGGCGGTTCGCTTTTCTTAGATGAAATCGGAGATATGCCACTTGATGTACAGACTCGATTATTACGAGTATTAGCAGAAGGTCAATTCTATCGTATTGGTGGTTACACCCCAGTTAAAGTTGATGTTCGTATTATTGCAGCGACCCACCAAGATCTTGAGAAACGCGTTACAGAAGGTCTGTTTCGAGAAGATTTATTCCATCGTTTGAATGTTATCCGAGTTCAGTTACCACCTTTACGCGAAAGAACAGAAGATATTCCTCGCCTCGCACACCATTTTTTACAAAATACGGCCAAAGAACTTGGTGTTGATAGCAAAATTTTGCACCCAGATAGCGAGCGAATTTTACAGCGCTACTATTGGTCTGGAAATGTCCGACAGCTCGAAAATGTCTGCCGTTGGTTAACAGTTATGGCAGCGAGCCAAGAAATTTTGCCGCAAGACTTACCTGAGGATTTGATTAACCACTCAGCCCAAAATGAAGGTATGTCGGAGTCAATCACGACAACGAGTTCTAACATAACATGGTCAGAATTACTGGAACGTTGGACAGAAGATGCATTAACTGAGGGTAAAGAAGATTTACTTACTCAAGCAACCTCTTTATTGGAATACACCATGTTAACTTGTGCCTTAAAATATACTCAAGGCCATAAGCAGGAAGCCGCTCGATTATTAGGATGGGGAAGAAATACGCTAACTCGTAAGCTAAAAGAGTTAGGGATTGAGTAA
- the glnL gene encoding nitrogen regulation protein NR(II), producing MKTEHLPAPEYILDSLINSVLIMDYDLVIHYANHAALEILAQSQRKIYGTPLPVLFSYCSLDEELMLNSLKAGHSFTDNEVTLVFNNHSHVMSLSAQPFSTQFILLELSQLDSQRKFSQEQAQNAQQLAARELIRGLAHEIKNPLGGLRGAAQLLAKALPDPQLNEYTQVIIEQADRLRALVDRLLGPQYPGPKTLQSIHHSVENIVRLVSLEKPSNVILNRDYDPSLPDLEYYPDQIEQVLLNIIRNALQALSDTGGSITLRTRTAFQVMLQGERYRLAARIDIEDNGPGIPLAIQDTLFYPMVSGRSGGTGLGLSIVHSLVDQHAGKIEFTSWPGHTEFSIYLPIKK from the coding sequence ATGAAAACCGAACATTTGCCAGCCCCCGAATATATTCTTGATTCACTCATCAATAGCGTTTTAATCATGGATTATGATCTCGTTATCCATTATGCCAATCATGCCGCTTTAGAAATTTTGGCTCAAAGCCAACGCAAGATATACGGAACCCCCCTGCCAGTACTTTTTAGCTATTGTTCTTTAGATGAAGAGTTGATGCTTAACAGTTTAAAAGCAGGGCACAGTTTTACAGATAACGAAGTCACTCTTGTCTTTAATAATCACTCTCATGTGATGTCTCTTAGCGCCCAGCCCTTCTCTACACAATTTATTTTACTTGAGCTTTCTCAATTAGATAGCCAACGTAAATTCAGTCAAGAGCAGGCTCAGAATGCACAACAATTAGCCGCAAGAGAACTGATTCGCGGACTTGCACATGAAATTAAAAACCCATTAGGTGGTTTACGTGGTGCCGCACAGCTACTTGCTAAAGCACTACCCGATCCACAATTAAATGAATATACACAAGTCATTATTGAACAAGCTGATCGCTTACGCGCATTAGTTGATAGATTACTTGGCCCACAATATCCAGGTCCAAAGACATTACAAAGTATTCACCACAGTGTAGAAAATATTGTTCGATTAGTTTCCCTAGAAAAGCCAAGCAATGTCATATTGAATCGTGATTATGATCCAAGCCTGCCCGATCTTGAATATTATCCTGATCAAATAGAGCAAGTTTTATTGAATATTATTCGCAATGCACTGCAAGCTCTATCTGATACAGGTGGCTCTATCACATTGCGCACTCGCACCGCTTTTCAAGTCATGCTTCAAGGCGAACGCTACCGTTTGGCCGCCAGAATTGATATTGAAGACAATGGACCCGGCATTCCACTGGCAATCCAAGATACTTTATTCTATCCCATGGTCAGTGGGCGTTCAGGGGGAACAGGGCTTGGCTTATCTATTGTCCATAGTTTAGTTGATCAGCATGCAGGAAAAATTGAGTTCACGAGTTGGCCTGGTCATACCGAATTTTCTATTTATCTACCAATCAAAAAATAG
- the glnA gene encoding glutamate--ammonia ligase has translation MSAEHVLSLIEEHKIKFIDMRFTDTKGKEQHITIPVHQVNEDFFEEGKMFDGSSIGGWKGINESDMVLMPDPSTAVLDPFFAEPTLIIRCDILEPGTMQGYDRDPRSISQRAENFLRSSGIADTVLFGPEPEFFIFDDIRFGNSMHSSYYHIDDIEAAWNTGTKYEGGNKGHRPGVKGGYFPVPPVDSSQDLRSAMCTTMEEMGLVVEAHHHEVATAGQNEVACRFNTMTKKADETQIYKYVVHNVAHAYGKTATFMPKPLVGDNGSGMHCHMSLSKDGVNLFAGDKYGGLSEMALYYIGGIIKHARALNAFTNPTTNSYKRLVPGYEAPVMLAYSARNRSASIRIPVVASTKARRIEVRFPDPAANPYLAFAAQLMAGLDGIINKIHPGDAMDKNLYDLPPEEAKEIPTVSGSLEEALAELDKNREFLTRGGVFTNDAIDAYIELLRSDIQRVRMTPHPLEFEMYYSV, from the coding sequence ATGTCTGCAGAACATGTTTTATCATTGATAGAAGAACACAAAATTAAATTTATCGACATGCGTTTTACCGACACTAAAGGTAAAGAGCAACACATCACTATCCCAGTTCATCAAGTCAATGAAGACTTTTTTGAAGAAGGCAAAATGTTTGATGGCTCATCAATTGGTGGCTGGAAAGGTATTAACGAATCAGACATGGTATTAATGCCAGATCCTTCAACAGCGGTACTTGACCCATTTTTTGCTGAGCCAACACTGATTATCCGTTGTGACATCCTTGAGCCGGGCACGATGCAAGGTTATGACCGTGATCCTCGTTCAATCTCACAACGTGCGGAAAACTTTTTACGTTCAAGCGGTATTGCTGACACCGTTTTATTTGGGCCTGAACCTGAATTTTTCATCTTTGATGATATCCGTTTCGGCAACAGCATGCACAGCAGCTACTATCATATTGATGATATTGAAGCAGCATGGAATACAGGCACCAAATATGAAGGTGGTAATAAAGGCCATCGACCAGGTGTGAAAGGCGGTTATTTCCCTGTTCCACCCGTCGATTCATCTCAAGATCTGCGCTCAGCAATGTGTACAACAATGGAAGAGATGGGATTAGTTGTTGAAGCTCATCACCATGAAGTTGCTACTGCGGGTCAAAACGAAGTTGCATGTCGCTTTAATACAATGACGAAAAAAGCGGATGAAACTCAAATTTATAAATATGTTGTTCATAACGTTGCTCATGCCTATGGTAAAACAGCAACATTTATGCCGAAACCACTTGTTGGTGATAATGGTTCTGGTATGCACTGCCATATGTCACTGTCAAAAGATGGTGTTAACTTATTTGCAGGTGATAAATACGGCGGCTTGTCAGAAATGGCGCTGTACTATATCGGCGGTATCATTAAGCATGCTCGTGCGCTGAATGCCTTTACTAACCCGACAACTAACTCATACAAACGTCTTGTACCGGGTTATGAAGCACCTGTAATGCTTGCTTATTCTGCTCGCAACCGCTCTGCATCAATTCGTATTCCGGTTGTTGCAAGTACAAAAGCACGTCGTATTGAAGTTCGCTTCCCAGACCCTGCCGCTAACCCATACTTGGCGTTCGCCGCTCAGTTGATGGCTGGTCTTGATGGTATTATTAATAAAATTCATCCTGGTGATGCGATGGATAAAAACCTGTATGACTTACCACCAGAAGAAGCAAAAGAAATCCCAACAGTGTCAGGTTCTTTAGAAGAAGCTTTAGCTGAATTGGATAAAAACCGTGAATTCTTAACTCGCGGTGGCGTTTTCACTAACGATGCTATCGATGCTTATATTGAGTTACTACGCAGCGATATTCAGCGCGTTCGTATGACTCCGCACCCATTAGAATTTGAAATGTACTACAGTGTGTAA
- a CDS encoding PadR family transcriptional regulator has protein sequence MRIHSCRHAYHSRHEDDHGRRGCHVEGHHGHHEGHRDHGRCENRRGHGEGRRHGEGRGRGRGLRRLFDHGDLHIMILSLVAKKPSYGYEIIKDIQEASSGLYVPSPGVVYPTLTLLEEQGFLESEIVERNRKSFKITAEGSEHLLKNQYVETVIFRKLAKARDMQNGGNLTEDIEMAVHRFKALLRHKMVLKQLSEDQTRQIAHIINDAVQQIEQVNTLLTDNEDE, from the coding sequence ATGCGAATTCATTCCTGTCGTCACGCTTATCATTCACGCCATGAAGATGATCATGGTCGTCGTGGTTGTCATGTTGAAGGTCATCATGGTCATCACGAAGGTCATCGTGATCATGGGCGCTGTGAAAACCGCCGCGGACATGGCGAAGGTCGCCGTCACGGAGAAGGCCGTGGAAGAGGCCGCGGTTTGCGCCGCTTATTTGACCACGGTGACTTACATATCATGATACTTTCACTCGTCGCCAAAAAACCAAGTTATGGCTATGAAATTATCAAAGATATTCAAGAAGCCTCAAGCGGCCTTTATGTGCCAAGTCCAGGTGTTGTTTATCCAACATTAACTCTGCTCGAAGAACAAGGTTTCCTCGAATCAGAAATTGTTGAACGTAACCGTAAAAGTTTTAAAATTACGGCTGAAGGTTCAGAACATTTACTAAAAAATCAATATGTTGAAACAGTTATCTTCCGTAAATTAGCTAAAGCTCGTGATATGCAAAATGGTGGAAACCTGACTGAAGATATTGAAATGGCAGTACATCGTTTCAAAGCACTTTTACGTCATAAAATGGTATTAAAACAATTAAGCGAAGATCAAACTCGCCAAATTGCTCACATCATTAATGATGCTGTTCAACAAATTGAGCAAGTAAATACATTATTAACTGATAATGAAGATGAATAA